In Dyadobacter subterraneus, a single genomic region encodes these proteins:
- a CDS encoding DUF4269 domain-containing protein, translating to MIDFTDISYLKNGNIKQRAVFNLLINNRILDLLATFNPILAGTIPLNIDIEKSDLDIICYWKDKDEFVSVILSQFSDKESFQIKDAVINNQETVIANFFIDDFEIEIFGQNIPSHQQTAFRHMLVEYKILLEKGEDFRNAVIELKRQGIKTEPAFAELLGLTGNPYESLLAFEEK from the coding sequence ATGATTGATTTCACCGATATTTCTTATCTGAAAAATGGAAATATAAAACAACGTGCTGTTTTTAACCTATTGATAAATAATCGTATACTGGATTTACTGGCCACTTTTAACCCGATTCTGGCGGGAACAATTCCGTTAAATATTGATATAGAAAAAAGTGACCTGGATATAATCTGTTACTGGAAAGATAAGGATGAATTTGTCTCTGTTATTCTAAGTCAATTTTCTGATAAAGAAAGTTTTCAGATCAAAGATGCTGTTATTAATAATCAGGAAACGGTTATAGCCAATTTTTTTATTGATGATTTTGAAATAGAGATTTTTGGACAAAACATTCCATCACATCAGCAAACGGCTTTCAGGCATATGCTTGTGGAATATAAAATTTTGCTTGAAAAAGGGGAAGATTTCAGAAATGCTGTGATAGAATTAAAACGGCAGGGGATTAAAACTGAGCCGGCATTTGCAGAATTATTAGGACTTACCGGAAATCCATATGAATCTCTGTTAGCTTTTGAGGAGAAATAA
- a CDS encoding AraC family transcriptional regulator, which yields MQPRFHKILTPPSNSINVVKNKRHHFVNPFHYHPEMEISLILKSSGFRFVGDSVESFEAGDLIFVGADIPHCWRNDQSNIMNPSHEAEILTVHFPKAFIGDAFYNLPECSAIDLFLKKSKQGIKVVGKTRDEVADMLLALQEQDGMNRIITLLSILDRLSKCLEILPLASAGFVNRYSEAESDRINLVFLHVINNLSAKITLQEVAALTNLSETAFCRYFKSKTGKRFSNFLNEVRIGYACKILISSNRSVTEIAYESGYNSLANFLIQFKSIMKLTPRQYQLQYRAM from the coding sequence ATGCAGCCCAGATTCCATAAAATTCTGACGCCACCATCCAACAGTATCAATGTTGTAAAAAATAAACGTCACCATTTCGTAAACCCATTTCATTATCATCCGGAAATGGAAATTTCATTGATATTGAAGAGTTCCGGATTTCGGTTTGTGGGTGATTCTGTTGAATCTTTTGAGGCCGGTGATTTAATTTTTGTTGGGGCGGACATACCTCATTGCTGGCGGAACGATCAGTCAAATATCATGAACCCGAGCCATGAAGCGGAAATTCTTACGGTTCATTTTCCCAAAGCTTTTATTGGTGATGCCTTTTATAATCTGCCCGAATGTTCCGCGATTGATCTGTTTTTGAAAAAATCAAAACAGGGAATAAAAGTGGTCGGGAAAACGCGGGACGAAGTGGCCGATATGCTTTTAGCTTTACAGGAGCAGGACGGCATGAATAGAATTATTACGCTATTATCAATCCTTGACCGGCTATCCAAATGCCTGGAAATATTGCCGTTGGCCAGCGCCGGTTTCGTGAACCGCTATTCCGAGGCAGAATCCGACCGGATTAATTTGGTCTTCCTGCATGTAATCAATAATCTGTCGGCAAAAATTACTTTGCAGGAAGTAGCAGCACTGACAAATTTAAGTGAAACTGCTTTTTGCAGGTATTTTAAATCCAAAACCGGGAAACGGTTTTCTAATTTTTTGAACGAAGTACGGATCGGATATGCCTGTAAAATCCTGATCAGCTCAAATCGGAGCGTTACCGAAATTGCTTATGAAAGCGGATATAACAGTCTGGCCAATTTCCTGATTCAATTTAAAAGTATCATGAAATTAACTCCAAGACAGTATCAGCTTCAATACCGCGCCATGTAA
- a CDS encoding 3-keto-disaccharide hydrolase, translating into MRNILISALTLLISAFTLTSFTNNSQTGSWDVLFDGKSVEKLRAYQRTDFPLECWSIENGLLKTIPGVKNTDILTKQQYKNFELQFDWKTSVGGNGGVFYNVIEDAKHEAGNGNSPNWLTNFEMQLLDDIGFNDKEPKRSAGSLYDLIAPKNKVLKPVGTFNNSRLIVKDKHVEHWLNGRKVVEYTIDSPELNALIQASKYKDIVGFAQYSEGHIMFQHHGQEMWYKNIKIRRL; encoded by the coding sequence ATGCGTAACATTCTTATTTCGGCCCTGACATTGTTGATTTCGGCTTTTACCCTTACTTCATTTACAAACAATTCTCAAACAGGTTCCTGGGACGTACTTTTTGACGGAAAGTCCGTTGAAAAACTGAGAGCTTATCAAAGAACTGATTTTCCTTTGGAATGCTGGTCGATAGAAAACGGCTTACTTAAAACGATTCCCGGAGTAAAAAATACCGACATTCTGACCAAACAACAATACAAAAATTTTGAACTGCAATTTGACTGGAAAACATCTGTTGGTGGCAATGGCGGTGTTTTTTATAATGTGATTGAAGATGCGAAACACGAAGCAGGAAATGGCAACAGCCCAAACTGGCTGACCAATTTCGAAATGCAGCTTCTGGATGATATCGGTTTCAACGACAAAGAACCCAAACGTTCCGCCGGATCTTTATATGATTTGATCGCTCCAAAAAACAAAGTGCTCAAACCGGTTGGTACGTTTAATAACTCACGTTTGATTGTCAAAGATAAACATGTTGAACACTGGCTCAACGGACGAAAAGTGGTCGAATATACGATCGACAGTCCGGAGTTGAACGCATTAATTCAGGCAAGTAAGTATAAGGATATCGTTGGCTTTGCTCAGTATTCTGAGGGGCATATCATGTTTCAGCATCATGGACAGGAAATGTGGTATAAAAATATCAAAATCCGCCGGTTGTAG